One Azoarcus sp. DN11 DNA segment encodes these proteins:
- a CDS encoding alkaline phosphatase family protein, with product MPRVRHSDFADPERIALPQHAVLPDYRDGGLFALIRQLRDYLDGRPWQPPGAPAASRVDTGPRKLVFILIDGLGDMFLQRTGTNGALLAHRTGRLTSVFPSTTASAVTTTMTGLAPARHGLTGWFIRDRRFGGVIAPLPTMRRDRSPIRAPLTVPRLFSYRTLFQRRKHPSVFVSPRDLAFSPYSSRHSRGADTVAYKGLQGMIDAIVETIAASGTGRMLVHAYYPTFDGLSHAYGCNSNEVITHFGRIDAAFNQLIERLRGSNTDIVLTADHGFIDSPPECAMDLDTLPGLHGMLTAPLFGERRATFCAVRQGADRDFEQMARECLAGKATVSRSADLIGFGLFGPGKPHPRLQERVGSHALLMETGWTLRDHVPGEQEHAMIGVHGGLSADEMWIPLVEARC from the coding sequence ATGCCCCGCGTCCGTCACTCCGATTTTGCCGATCCGGAAAGGATCGCTCTCCCGCAGCACGCCGTGCTCCCGGATTACCGTGACGGCGGCCTCTTCGCCCTGATCCGGCAACTCCGCGACTATCTCGACGGCCGACCGTGGCAGCCGCCCGGGGCGCCCGCCGCCTCCCGTGTCGACACAGGTCCGCGCAAGCTTGTCTTCATCCTGATCGACGGCCTGGGCGACATGTTCCTGCAGCGCACCGGCACAAACGGCGCCCTGCTCGCACACCGCACCGGCCGGCTCACCTCGGTATTCCCGAGCACCACCGCGAGCGCCGTCACGACGACGATGACGGGCCTCGCACCAGCCCGCCACGGTCTCACCGGGTGGTTCATTCGCGACCGGCGCTTCGGTGGCGTCATCGCGCCGCTGCCGACCATGCGCCGCGATCGCTCCCCGATCAGGGCACCCCTCACCGTACCCCGCCTGTTTTCCTACCGCACGCTCTTCCAGCGACGCAAACATCCCTCGGTCTTCGTCTCGCCCCGCGATCTCGCCTTTTCCCCCTACTCGTCCCGCCACAGCCGCGGTGCCGATACGGTCGCGTACAAGGGCCTGCAAGGGATGATCGACGCCATCGTCGAGACGATCGCGGCGAGCGGAACCGGGCGGATGCTGGTGCACGCCTACTATCCGACGTTCGACGGCCTCAGCCACGCCTACGGCTGCAATTCCAACGAAGTCATCACGCACTTCGGACGCATCGACGCCGCGTTCAACCAGCTCATCGAGCGGCTCCGGGGCAGCAATACGGACATCGTCCTGACCGCCGACCACGGCTTCATCGATTCGCCGCCCGAATGCGCGATGGACCTCGACACGCTGCCCGGTTTGCACGGCATGCTCACGGCCCCGCTGTTCGGCGAGCGGCGCGCGACCTTCTGTGCCGTGCGTCAGGGCGCCGATCGGGACTTCGAGCAGATGGCGCGTGAATGCCTGGCAGGCAAGGCCACCGTGTCGCGCTCGGCCGACCTGATCGGCTTCGGCCTGTTCGGGCCGGGGAAGCCCCATCCGCGACTGCAGGAACGGGTCGGCAGCCATGCCCTGCTGATGGAGACGGGCTGGACGCTGCGCGACCACGTCCCGGGCGAGCAGGAACACGCGATGATCGGTGTCCACGGCGGACTGTCGGCCGACGAAATGTGGATTCCCCTGGTCGAGGCGCGCTGCTGA
- a CDS encoding DUF1178 family protein: protein MIVLNLSCEHEHLFEGWFASSAAFEDQRERELISCPVCGSTAISRRPSAPYVNTGASAPVRDRGAPTQPAMTRPAPAAAEPDVVAAAVAMLRRLGRESEDVGDRFADEARRIHHGESQARNIRGRATRDDVGELLDEGIAVLPLPADEDLH, encoded by the coding sequence GTGATCGTTCTCAACCTCAGTTGCGAGCATGAGCACCTCTTCGAGGGGTGGTTCGCTTCGTCCGCAGCTTTCGAGGACCAGCGCGAGAGGGAACTGATCTCCTGTCCGGTGTGCGGGTCGACGGCCATCTCGCGCCGCCCCTCCGCGCCCTACGTGAATACTGGCGCCTCGGCGCCGGTGCGCGATCGAGGAGCGCCCACTCAGCCTGCGATGACCCGGCCAGCACCGGCCGCGGCCGAGCCGGATGTCGTGGCGGCCGCGGTGGCGATGCTCCGCCGCCTGGGGCGCGAATCCGAGGATGTGGGCGACCGTTTTGCCGACGAGGCGCGCCGCATTCATCACGGCGAGAGCCAGGCGCGCAACATCCGCGGCCGCGCGACGCGCGACGATGTCGGCGAATTGCTCGACGAGGGCATCGCCGTGCTGCCGTTGCCGGCGGACGAGGATCTGCACTGA